From a region of the Haematobia irritans isolate KBUSLIRL chromosome 4, ASM5000362v1, whole genome shotgun sequence genome:
- the LOC142234934 gene encoding SOSS complex subunit B homolog, which produces MYNGECIAIKDIKPGLKNINVIFIVLEIGTATVTKENREVRNFKVGDHTACINVSIWDEPGKLITPGDIIKLTKGYASIWRHCLTLYSGKNGEVYKIGEFCMTFNESVNMSEPKRPEQQASGPTTQVVAPTQMTPVATGAATVIGQPQQMPAGVVNNNGNAIPRPTMSVTGVSGVQVVAKPVQTVGIIGNGAAQKNVPMGTATVVASTQQPSKTSTNRGGRTNVTRATNIKTDRR; this is translated from the exons ATGTACAATGGCGAATGCATTGCAATCAAGGATATCAAGCCTGGACTGAAGAATATAAATGTGATATTTATTGTACTCGAAATAG GAACTGCCACCGTGACCAAGGAAAATAGAGAAGTTAGAAACTTTAAGGTCGGCGATCACACTGCTTGTATAAATGTTAGCATCTGGGACGAACCCGGCAAGCTGATAACACCGGGAGATATAATCAAGCTAACTAAAGGTTATGCATCTATTTGGCGACATTGTTTAACGTTGTACTCCGGAAAAAATGGGGAGGTGTATAAAATTGGGGAGTTTTGTATGACATTCAATGAGTCTGTTAACATGAGTGAACCTAAACGTCCTGAACAACAAGCGAGTGGACCTACAACCCAAGTTGTCGCACCAACACAAATGACCCCGGTTGCCACTGGAGCAGCAACCGTTATTGGCCAACCTCAACAAATGCCGGCAGGGGTGGTTAACAATAATGGGAATGCAATACCAAGACCAACGATGTCAGTCACTGGTGTGAGTGGTGTACAAGTTGTAGCTAAGCCAGTCCAAACCGTGGGTATAATAGGTAATGGAGCTGCTCAAAAGAATGTGCCGATGGGAACCGCAACTGTTGTTGCTTCTACTCAACAGCCATCAAAAACATCAACAAATCGGGGTGGTCGTACGAATGTAACAAGGGCGACTAATATCAAAACAGACAGAAGGTG